The Thermococcus sp. genome has a window encoding:
- a CDS encoding 50S ribosomal protein L39e produces the protein MARNKPLAKKLRLAKANKQNRRIPVWVIVKTNRKVLTHPKRRHWRRTKLKE, from the coding sequence ATGGCTAGGAACAAGCCACTGGCGAAGAAGCTCAGGCTTGCAAAGGCTAACAAGCAGAACAGGCGCATCCCCGTGTGGGTCATCGTTAAAACGAACAGGAAGGTTCTCACCCACCCGAAGAGGAGGCACTGGAGGAGAACCAAGCTGAAGGAGTGA
- a CDS encoding CGP-CTERM sorting domain-containing protein encodes MVLFVVLGLLAGSASADGFHEVQKEEYWVSWDGGANVTLDTILYGPADLLNRTKESILDVGIENATRLFASQTAQKLAQQGLKMENATAEILGYNSTGPLETIVRGYIPNFARYYSYDGVWEISLDVLRVADLYQIDPTKINGSVTLENTFTVHLPEGAEVTLLPENYSATSNGSYVKIAVSRKGSDVVIHSVIYFAKGVSYADIQKIYGKPRAFVIQYRGKPGKENATLWKMQIFNNITVGKNQTVFDSVEKYLEPESYVNYLKIQISYQGVDKAEQGLYQRYAQAFQKEGITVRSGKVRILNLNSTGPLIVEYHFVLQNFTKEVNGTYIYAYDPKLELGTMQFLNRLDASINETKVTRFVLSEGAKFVEIPKDIEVSSNGNRIILKVEKVSDSEVVIRSEVFLRYGTPLKDYQELMSKVPDKVEFKYQLGSSSKSTCGPALLVALAVLPLLLLRRRF; translated from the coding sequence ATGGTTCTTTTCGTTGTTCTGGGGTTGCTGGCCGGTTCGGCTTCTGCTGATGGATTCCACGAGGTTCAAAAGGAGGAATACTGGGTCTCATGGGACGGCGGTGCTAACGTCACCCTCGATACAATCCTCTACGGCCCGGCTGACCTGCTCAACAGGACTAAGGAGAGCATACTCGACGTTGGGATAGAGAACGCCACGAGACTTTTTGCCAGCCAGACGGCACAGAAGCTCGCCCAGCAGGGCCTCAAGATGGAGAACGCCACGGCCGAGATACTCGGTTACAACTCCACCGGCCCGCTTGAGACGATAGTTAGGGGCTACATCCCGAACTTCGCAAGGTACTACTCCTACGACGGGGTATGGGAGATATCCCTTGACGTCCTCAGGGTTGCCGACCTCTACCAGATTGACCCGACGAAGATAAACGGTAGCGTGACGCTTGAGAACACCTTCACCGTTCATCTCCCCGAGGGTGCGGAGGTTACCCTCCTTCCAGAGAACTACAGCGCGACCTCCAACGGGAGCTACGTGAAGATCGCCGTCTCCAGAAAGGGGAGCGATGTGGTGATACACTCGGTCATATACTTCGCGAAGGGGGTGAGCTACGCCGACATCCAGAAGATATACGGAAAGCCGAGGGCCTTCGTGATCCAATATCGGGGGAAACCGGGGAAGGAGAACGCGACCCTCTGGAAGATGCAGATATTCAACAACATAACCGTCGGAAAGAACCAGACGGTGTTTGACAGCGTTGAGAAGTACCTCGAACCCGAGTCCTACGTGAACTACCTCAAAATCCAGATATCCTATCAGGGCGTTGACAAGGCCGAGCAGGGACTCTACCAGAGGTACGCCCAGGCCTTCCAGAAGGAGGGAATCACAGTCAGGAGCGGGAAGGTCAGGATTCTGAACCTCAACTCCACCGGGCCCCTCATCGTTGAGTACCACTTCGTTCTGCAGAACTTCACCAAGGAAGTCAACGGCACCTACATCTACGCCTACGACCCCAAGCTTGAGCTAGGAACAATGCAGTTCCTCAACAGACTCGACGCAAGCATAAACGAGACGAAGGTCACGAGGTTCGTCCTTTCAGAAGGAGCCAAGTTCGTTGAAATCCCGAAGGACATCGAGGTAAGCTCCAACGGCAACAGGATAATCCTGAAGGTTGAGAAGGTCAGCGACTCCGAGGTGGTCATCAGGAGCGAGGTCTTCCTCCGCTACGGCACCCCTCTGAAGGACTATCAGGAGCTGATGTCAAAGGTCCCGGACAAGGTCGAGTTCAAGTACCAGCTCGGAAGCAGTTCTAAGAGCACCTGCGGGCCCGCACTGCTCGTTGCACTGGCGGTTCTGCCCCTCTTGCTCCTCAGGAGGAGGTTCTGA
- a CDS encoding M20/M25/M40 family metallo-hydrolase gives MKTERAKEILLQLLKIPSPSGQEDRIMLHIMEFLHKLDYDVHIESDGEIIDLVVNPDAELFYEVHVDTIPIRAEPFVRGNIIYGTGASDIKGGAAAILLMMESLRKEGKDLNVGVVFVSDEEHGGRGSALFMERYRPKMAVVLEPTDLEVHIAHAGNIEAYFEVDGKEAHGACPESGVNAIEETYKMLEELKNLEPFKQKGKYFDPHIGIQELLCENPVYLIPALCRGRLEARLLPNQEVEDILDMLDPILDEYTKSYEYTEIWDGYELEPDEEIVVLAKKAMEKTEIDEFGGMRSWTDAINFMYNGTRTIVFGPGNLDISHTTHERIDVRDVVTASEFLKVLNEIYGSE, from the coding sequence ATGAAGACCGAACGCGCGAAGGAGATACTCCTTCAGCTCTTGAAAATCCCCTCTCCGTCCGGCCAGGAAGACAGGATAATGCTTCACATCATGGAGTTCCTCCACAAGCTCGACTACGACGTCCACATCGAGAGCGACGGCGAGATAATCGACCTTGTTGTAAACCCCGATGCAGAGCTTTTCTACGAGGTTCACGTCGATACGATACCTATAAGGGCAGAACCCTTCGTCAGGGGCAACATAATCTACGGAACCGGGGCGAGCGACATAAAGGGAGGAGCAGCGGCAATACTCCTCATGATGGAGAGCTTGAGGAAGGAAGGTAAAGACCTGAACGTTGGCGTCGTCTTCGTCAGCGACGAGGAGCACGGTGGGCGTGGCAGTGCCCTCTTCATGGAGCGCTATAGGCCAAAGATGGCCGTCGTGCTCGAACCTACTGACCTTGAAGTCCACATAGCTCATGCCGGCAACATAGAGGCCTACTTCGAGGTTGATGGGAAAGAGGCCCATGGCGCCTGTCCGGAAAGCGGGGTCAACGCCATAGAGGAGACCTACAAGATGCTGGAGGAGCTCAAGAACCTTGAACCATTCAAGCAGAAGGGTAAGTACTTCGACCCCCATATAGGCATCCAGGAGCTTCTCTGCGAGAATCCGGTTTACCTCATCCCGGCCCTCTGCAGGGGAAGGCTTGAGGCCAGGCTCCTTCCAAACCAGGAAGTCGAGGACATACTCGACATGCTCGACCCAATCCTAGACGAGTACACAAAGAGCTACGAGTACACCGAGATATGGGACGGCTACGAGCTCGAACCGGATGAAGAGATAGTTGTTCTCGCTAAAAAGGCGATGGAAAAAACCGAGATAGACGAGTTCGGTGGTATGAGGAGCTGGACTGATGCTATAAACTTCATGTACAACGGGACAAGGACGATAGTCTTCGGCCCGGGTAACCTTGACATTTCCCACACCACCCACGAGAGAATAGACGTCAGGGACGTTGTCACTGCCAGCGAGTTCCTCAAGGTTCTCAACGAGATTTACGGTAGCGAGTGA